The DNA sequence ATAAGCGGTCTAGGCTATAATTATTCGGTTACTAAACACGAAGGTCAGGTTGAATTATATATTGATCGTGGAAAAGATATGGACGCTGAAAATAAACTGATATTCGATAAATTATTATCTCATAAGGATGAAATTGAACAAGTATTTGGAGAACCTCTTAACTGGGAA is a window from the Methanomicrobia archaeon genome containing:
- a CDS encoding DUF4268 domain-containing protein, yielding ISGLGYNYSVTKHEGQVELYIDRGKDMDAENKLIFDKLLSHKDEIEQVFGEPLNWEHLEGRRACRISKKIAIGGYRDDKWPAIHEAMIDAMIRLEKALKPHISRLKL